The following proteins are co-located in the Ptychodera flava strain L36383 unplaced genomic scaffold, AS_Pfla_20210202 Scaffold_32__1_contigs__length_2955704_pilon, whole genome shotgun sequence genome:
- the LOC139127453 gene encoding uncharacterized protein, which translates to MKDKPATRRGILSIVSSVFDPLGMAASAVLTAKIKLQDLCKQKLGLDEEIPGKLKKRWEKWSKDLPQLEENYFVERCLKPDDFGKLVTTQHHHLSGASELGYCNRRSSPLYFTDG; encoded by the coding sequence ATGAAAGACAAACCAGCAACCAGAAGAGGAATTTTGTCAATAGTGAGTTCAGTGTTTGATCCCTTGGGGATGGCAGCTTCAGCAGTACTGACAGCTAAGATCAAACTTCAGGACCTGTGTAAACAAAAGTTAGGCTTGGATGAAGAAATTCCTGGTAAGCTCAAGAAACGTTGGGAGAAGTGGAGTAAAGATTTACCACAATTGGAAGAAAACTACTTTGTAGAGCGATGTCTGAAGCCAGATGATTTTGGAAAACTAGTAACCACCCAACATCATCATCTCTCAGGTGCTAGTGAGTTAGGTTATTGTAACAGAAGGTCAAGTCCATTGTACTTTACTGATGGGTAA